DNA from Brassica napus cultivar Da-Ae chromosome C4, Da-Ae, whole genome shotgun sequence:
TTATTCGTACTCATTAGTCTACGGACTACAAGGAAACTACaaagcttttttattttttttttattttttttttattttattttttttacaacaaaaagttaaaacaaaacttagttGATTCATAACCCAAGAGCCACCTCGAGGAAATTAAGTCAACATAAACTATAGCAGAAAGCTGATTCCTAGCACCTCGTATCAGCTTATCCGCCAGTGTTTTTTTTGTCCTTGGAATATGTTGAATAGTAAAAGGATGAAAAAAATTCTTACATCGCAGAAAGTACTCCTCCGTGTGTGTAATGAACGCCGGCCATTCTGTTGGTgtagacaccatcttcaccagttgagaatAGTCAGTTACAAACACCACTTCTGAGATTTGtagggtcttcatgcactccatCACCCATATCAAAGCTTCACATTCAGTATGTAAAGGTGATAGACTCTTGCGAATAGCATTGCACCCATCATAGTATCAGTTGATCCACCTTTTTTATAAACCCATCATTGCCCTGTGCAAGAATCTTGTTCCCTCCATGCCCCATCAATGTAACACTTATTTATGTCATATGCAATATGGTTCTCCACAATATGTGGGAATGTCcgatttatagaatttttggTCTGAGATTCAGCCCACAAGACACTTTCTATTTCCGCAGTCCGGAGAAGATCTAAAGGATCCCTTATctgatttttataaatcttagCATTCCGATTTTTCCAAATATACTAGGAATCCATGGAAAATAGCTCAAATCTGATTCTTTTGGTATCCGCCAAAAAAATAGTCCATGTTTGTAAAAAGAGTTGGGGTCGGAAAAATCCTTGGGCATGATGGAATATTAGATAACGCCCAAATTTGAAGTCCTAATggacattaaaaaaacacatgattaatAGATTCTTCCTCAGCCCCATACATTTGACATTGCGTATCACATTTAAGCCCTCGTGAGTGAAGATTCCTATACACCGGTAAACAACCAGAGATTATTTGCCAAACAAAATGTTTCAATTTTGGTGAGCATTGCAGCTTCCAAGAGTGCGCCAATAATGGTTTAGTATCTGGCCCCATATCCCTATACTGAGCACCCATAGCAAGATATAATTTCTCGGTCCGATAGCCTGATTTAACCATATATTTACCATTATCCGTAAAATGCCAGCCATATGAATATGGCTTAGGGTTACGACTAATGGCTAAACTCTGTATAGTACTCACATCGTCCTGATGAACATATGCTTTGAGTAAATTCAGATTCCAAGAGAGATCCACTGGATTAATTAAATCCTCCACCTTAAGTAATGGATTCAAGAATTGATGTGAAAATTTTGGGATTGCTGACCTCGGGCGAGGAGTGggggatccaaggatcattccagaCTGAAATGCTTGAACATGTTTCCACTCTTTTGATTAGCCATTTATTAACCAGAGATCATGTTATACTCCTCCACCCATATGAAGGAGAATATGATCTGATAGGATCCAAAGGACCTGACTTTTGATAATATCTACCTTTAAATACTCTTGCAAAAAGCGAATAAGGTTTGTCGATTAATCTCCACAACTTTTTCTCTAATAAAATCGTATTAAAATTCTGAATATCTCTAAAACCAATGCCCCATTCAGCTTTATCCTTACATATTTTGTCCCATGAAAACCAATGCATACCATTTGTATTGCCGCTGCCACCCCACCAAAAATGAGCAATTGTGCTCGTAAGTTTCTTAGTAACCGTTTTTGGTAAACGGAAGCAAGACATAACATGATTTGGCATGGGAGATGCTACTGATTTAATTAAGACTTCCCCTTCGTAATAAATCGGAGACTCCAATTATTGACTTTATTATTAACCCTTTCATTAAGAAAACCAAAACTTGTATTTTAGAACCACCAAAACTCTCTGGTATTCCTAAGTATGTTCCCATGCCACCTAGTATAGTAATACCCAATACATGTTGTACTTCTAATCGTACTGAATCTGAAACCTTATGTCTAAACTGTAGTGAcgatttcaaaaaattaatctGTTGTCCCGACGCTTTTTCATAATCTTTCAAAATTTGTAGAATGGCCTCACATTTTTATCTATTggctttgcaaaaaaaaaaagactattatcagtaaataataaatgtaaaagcTTTTTTATTTTCGGAAACTAATTTATCTTCTTTACAGAACTACTATAATTttctgttttgtattttttttggttggtaAAATAGCTTTTGTAGTTAAATGCTTGaagtgttttgttttgtcatcattttttttcaaaagtatCACGAAGATCCAATACTATTACAAATTCAGTGTTTATGAAATTTCATGAAAAATAGATGATACCTAATATCTGAACTAATCATAAACCTACAGTTTgtgtttttccaaaaaaaactaaaatttgttGTCTTTATGCAACTCAAGgttacttttcctttttttgaatatttgtttcaaatatctcattatatttattttttccttgcTATCAAATTTATACATGTCTTGACTAAATTGCAGATGCaaatttacaacaaaaaaagtttcatcttcttcattttcttgtgATCATCGTCGTGGTGATTATCTCCAGTCATTCAAAAATGACTAAACCaataaaatcagaaaaaattaACTTTCTTTTAACTTGATATTCCATACAAATTACagaaaatatactaaaatcgtaaaaaagaaaacagaaaaatCACTTTATTCTTGGGTTAGGCCAGTTTTGGCTCCTCAACTCCACAAGGATTGAAAATTTAAGCGCATACAAGCATTCATTCATCCTCCTCATCCACATCGTTCATCACGCTCTAAAACATCCAACAAGAGGATGATACAGCTCACGACCGCTATGTTTATGAAGATGGTTCTTATTACCATGATAAACCATTCTCTCTCCATCAATCAAAGCTTGAACGTAACGAAACTCAGCCACGTGGCAAGGGATCGTGATGGTGCCCTTTTGATCGAATCCATACTCATCTTCTGCTTCTTTCAAGAGCTGCATGAACAACGGAtgattaaaatacaaaataggaACTATAAATCTTTGCTGCTCTTCTCCTTGTGATCCAACTTTGATCGCTAAGCATCCTTTTGGAATATCTTTGTTTTTGACCGTTTGTTTGCGATGTAAATGGAAGCTTTTCAGGTTTTTTTCTCCAGTCCCCATGATTTTTAGAAAGCGTTTTAGAAAAATGATGGAAAAACAAGGActcagaattaaaaaaaaaaagattctcaAAGGAAATTAGGCTAGAAAGCAGGCCATGGGTCTTCAAGTGTAAGAGATGAGAATTCGAGAGAACTAATAAGGTTGCTCATTTTTTTGTGGAGATAACAACTAGATGAATGAAAGAAGCAAACGAGGGGGCTTTGTTTATAAAGAGAAAATACATAACTGTAAAGAATAAGTCCATCGAAATGAATTGGGACTCTCCTATTTTCTTATTCAATTTCTCATAATAAATACAGTGGTGGTATTTTAATTTCCTATTTGGTTGTCATTTGCTTTATAAAAACCGCATAACAACCAATGGGTATTTTTAAGAAGTTATAAATTAATCAGCAATAATTGTGAAAAAAATAAACGGTAGTTAACTATAATATATTCGAGAAGTTCTATCGATTTGTACTTCTTATATTGTAATTAAATACAATAAGACATTATAATAATGATGGGAAGTGTGAGActtgaaagaaaaaacataGACAACATATATTCttaacaataatattattttgattccTAAAATTATacgaatatatatgttttccatttctatatattaaaaaaaatgttttataagacTATTCTAtcatttacaaaatcaaatctATCATTATGCAAAAAATTTGTTTGCGACATCAAATTTTCCCTGAACATCTGCATAACGGAATGAAATAATCTTCtgttaaaaaaatcttatgttTTGTCTTTGTGTGTAAAAGCGTGgttttcctttgtttttttaCCAATTATCTTACCATTCCTGccaaatttatttattcatcAATAACCTATAATTccttgatcaataaatttagattaaatacaaaataatatttgtattgGTTTGtactttgtatatatatatgatacacCGTGTGTAGTTGatgatattaattttttgtgcTAATCGCTCATATATACATAGTGAATTATCGTCAACAGATAGTTCTAAGAGTACTAATGTGGTCAGCAACTGAGGTCTGAGCTGAACATAAATGAGTAGTGACGACCCACGAACCGAGGGCCACGATTAATATTGGGTTGGTGACTCAAGAAAAAGGTTGACACTTTTAATTAAGTAATAACCGAGTAAATTAGTCAAATTATTCGACTAACTACTGTTTTACCTAAAATATGAACCATCGTGTAGTGACGGAAACATATCAGCAATAGCGTGATCAAAGTATATCTAGAAATGAAAATTTACAGTTGACTAATCTCATATACTCAAGACTTCTTTTTTATTAAACGGATAGAATAAGTTTTaagaaacttataataaatCCAACGATATAGCAAATTAAGTAACATCCATTGGcacaaagtgtttttttttttgcttaaacttTAATTATTGGCACAATGTTGATCAGTCGACTGCTTTCATTTTCTGTTTGCTTTCCTTTCATTAAATTACGTGCAACGATTATTTATACATTATTGGAGCGGCTTAGGTATTGTTAGTTATAAAGAAACCGAATCGATGTCGTCACATGATCAAGATGTGGTGGTGGTGTGGAGGCGATGTATATTTTTTGGATTCTTGTAATCAAAATGTCACttctatataattattattatgtatGACTTCATGTACACATCATGCAAATCAATATCTAAAACGTACAAGTATAATAGATATAAACATACCACTGTTATAGCTTTAATAGATAAATGTCATAATCAAAAGTGAGGGACTATTCGATGAACTTCTAATACAGCCGGTCTCGGACGACATGCCGACGTATAAACCAccctttaaaatatttaaaacctaTTCAGTCGATTGGGTCAACGGGTTTGGTATAAATCGGTTGGGTCGATTTCGCTCGGGACGTTGTTTTCTAATTTCTTTATCGGTGTAATATTAACATCTcgatggattttttttttttgaactgatagAAATATGGTTGATCTCGATGGATTTTGAATAACTCAAAACATAGATATTGGCACATTCAAAAGACAAAATTCAATAGAAGAGAAATTGGGAAATTGATATTCTTCCCTAATATTTATATTCTGAATGGTACCACAGCTATGAATTACAAATACaacgaatatatttttttataaaatgttttccGATTTCTTGGCGAGTTGAATAAAAAACGAGGCCGTCCAAGTTGGTGGTAGTGTGACATGGTAGCGAATACTAATGGTAcactgaaaagaaaagaaaaaaaaatatatacaaaattctaGGACATGTCACTCTATCAGTATCTAgaaccaaaaattaaataagaaaagTTGAATATCTTAGACCCGTTCgaaattgaaatagataagaTAAAGCGGAGCACACTAACAATAATGACACATATATTCACTTTGTGTGGAAAATGAGACAACGATATTCCTAAATAAGTCAACTTTATGGGACGGTGTGGGTCTCGACCTTAGattatatctttattttatcGGCCCTTGTCATACTTTTCATTTTAACTTTTCATTCTAAACAGAAGTTACAATCATTCCATTTTATTTTACGCCGCTGGGTCATCAAGTATTCAATTTTGCGCATGCAACTAACAAACtctaatattgatatttttgcAAAGCGTAGTAAactaaagaattttttttgtttctaaatcATTTATTATACTAATCGAAGTTTATATTGTTGtatcatcattttaatttttcaaattaataagaagttaagtttttttttttataacgctgatttattatgacaatttatgagaaagattacatagacgattcgacaaccgacaatattACCTGCTTTATAAagatctacgcctaactgcatcatctGAATCGTCCAGATTTACTTGCATCATGTTGAAGATTCCTTGTAAACTTTTTTTCTCTAGCTTGCATTAATAAATCGCtctctccgggacttgaaacctggatttcctgtaatcttCAAGAAATTACATAGTCTGGGGTTCGAACCCCAGACATGGGtatagaagcctttaaaccttaaccagtaGGCTATGGTGCTTTTATAATAAGAAGTTAAGCTATGCTTTACAAATAGAATTTTCACATatttcctttattttatttttgtcaaaccATTCATTATTTGTcgcaaacaaaaacagagtttACACCATAGGTGAGTTAAAAGCTACAACAGCCATTGCTTTAACTAGTCTATCAGCAGCCTTATTCTTGATACGAGGGATAAAAGAGAAAGAGGCAGTCCACGGATCGACTCATCATACCAATATCGTGGAGGATACCTTGGATGGCAGCCACATAAGAATTTTTCACATATTTCCTATTATTCTGAATTTCACCAGTTAAAAAGAGCAATTCGCATGAGTGATTTcgctgtaagttttttttttttaatatagtttaGCAGCACACCGCTTCTAATGAACTATGTAAACGACAATGGGCCTTCTGTTATTTAATGCTCTTTTTTTGCTTATTAGATATGATTGCCTGTATTGGCCCAATTAAAATCCATGGCCATCCAATTCCATTCTCTTATTTTTCCCTATTTAAGATTATAAGTTTTTTGtgcaaaatagataaaaaaggaaactaaaaatAGTTGAATTATGCACTATTCACAATCtcataccatatatatatggtgTATCAACAGAAAAGATATATGATATTTCATCCATTTCAGTTTAGTTGTCGATGTaaagtaaaatttttgtttcaaaataagtatagttttataatttcaattcaaaatttattgattttatattttaatcaattttctAATGATTGAAAATTGGTTAGGACTTAGGTGTATTGGTAatggtgtttttatttagtaactatacaaaataacatttttttcttaatatgtgtacTCAAGTCTAAAACGACAACTAAAATGCAACGGAGAGAGTATCAAAGAGGTTTAAtacctatgttacatggaattAGAAGTGAGTACACGGAAGCGGAATCATATGGAAACGTAGAagtaagattttaaaaaaattaggaagcggGTGCGTGTTagaatcttatatatatttaaataaaataaatttataattcatgactaaaaatatataattcaaattaaaataaaacatttattcatttataataattttaatgatttcatattaagaatgtaaaaatacacataaattaagttATATCTCTAATAAGaatctcaatgcataaagataatgttagttttaatatttgtatatttatattctaTCTATTTCATTACTATTAAATTTTAgacttttataaaaataataaacatgatttgtaatttttatttatttatgacatTGTCTTTTTTAAGCGGAAGCGTGATTCCGAAAcagaatcgtaagcttccaacgtgtttttaaataggttatttTAGAAGCgctttggaagcgagattccaTAACTTTCCACAAGGTTGAGATTCCAAAACGATTACCGATGAAGCTTCCGCACAACCTAGTTTAATACCGGACGTTAACATATACTATAATTCTGTTTAATCAACCTCTTACACTTTTAACAAAAATGCATTATGTTACACTTTTAGGAAAAAACACAcgtattaagaaaaatattttttatctagaAAGTATacctaaactataaaataattgtgTTCAACCAATTgcaaaataaatgattaaatatGATTGGTTACACAGTATTTAATGAAGTAAAAGTTAccaagaaaatttaaaacatcatcaaattttttagaaacatCCTACATTTAGAAGGAGTATTAATAAAGCACACTTATGGTAAATTTTAGGCAACCGGCCTTTAATTGCTTGACAGTTGAAAATTTAAGGTATTTTATCGATAATAAATGTCATTACACACTTGAGAAGtctaacaaaattaaaataattgaccCAGAACCACAGTCGTAGGTTTAGCAGGATTGACACTGAAAACCGTAAAAACATGGTCAAAGTCTTCGGTTAAAAGTACATAGTAAAAAGATGAATCCGATGAGCCATGGTTCATAGAAACTTGTGTCATCCGTGAAAAAGTTTAGAAAGGCCAGAATATTAAAAGCATCACTTTATTTAATACTAGTAGTAAGATTTTCCtctacatatttattttaaaataagaatttattTTCTCTAACTAATCTTTTTCTTGTGAGATACTACCTCCGCTTACCGAAAAtatgatgttttagatttttttcttattccacAAAggtagattttctatattgttaaggtacttttttatacttttgatgaacattaattgagaatatttgaattgattaaatttcattggtggaaagttattggaaagtgtataataaagtaaaaagtaaattaaattatactccctctgttcctgaaagtaagattttctagagtatgcacgcttattaagaatttaataaatgtttataatttaatttattttttactttattatacactttccaataacttttcaccaatgaaatttaatcaattcaaatattctcaattaatgttcctcaaaagtagaaaaaggtaccttaacaatatagaaaatctatctttgtggaacaagaaaaaaacctaaaacatcttactttcgggaacggaggtagtaaatatttattaaattcttaataagcgtgcatgctctagaaaatcttattttcaggaacagagggagtatatttcTAGATTAGTAAAGGGTTTCTCGTTtcgaaatataaaattaagttatTTCACAAAATAAATCGAAGTATAAACTCAATGAGCAATTGTAGTACCCTGAATTTTGCATTACCctcattttgttttgatttttgttcAAATACCCtcgttttgtttaatttatgaaTTCACACACAAATaaataacacacacacacatatgtATAACTTAGTAGTCTTAATATATCGTTCCGCTGGATAGACTTCGTATAGTTTACGAAATATCTGGAATATGTTCATCGTACATTAAGAGGATAAGGTTTCAAGAACAAGTCTGGACTTAAGTATTTCTTCATTCTCGAGAGAAAGATGTAAGTATATAGTAAAGACACAAATCTTCCACGAGCAGATGACACAATTCTCCAAAGAGAATTATAAAATGCTAGCAATCAAGTTATAACAATAGATCATACAAAATTAAGTTTATTCCGAGactaaatgaaatatttttacatttgagTGGTATATAAAATGATTACAGTTTCATACAGTGTGAGTAAtctagaaggagaaagagatATAGAAATTCTAGCTCTTGACCACAGCTCTTCATCCCATGCAAAAAGTATCTGCATAAGTTATCCTTAGAATAAAAGGGTTAGTACAATATTGTCATCGCATATATAACTCTTCTTAACTCCAGAAGAGGATCCAGAAAACCCTAGTTATGTCATAAATAGTTAATAAAGAATTAAGATTCAAATCTCGTAGATCTGGTATGGTAATAAACAGACAGATCTGAAACTAGACTATCATCATCATGCATGACCAAGAAGATCCAATCTTATAACTTAACTCTTCctgacaataaaaaaaacaatcatatcaGAATCATAGCAGCGCAGAAAAACTCAAAATACTATAAACATATGTAGAAAAGGTTGTAATGATGAAACTTTTCAGATTCCAAGAGTAAGAAAGTCAGATTCTTTCATCATTACACCAATCTGCAAGTACCtgaaaacttttattttccCTACTGGTCCCAAGCACACGTAGATAAAAACCGTGTTTAATGCAAATATTACTCAATAAAACGTGTAACTGAATCAGAGAAAgcaaatttaaaatatcaaaacctTTTAACATCGGTTCAATCCAAAGatctgaaaccctaaattgAGAAAAATGGAAGAATAAGGAACAATGGAGTATTCAGGGAGCAATAATTGGGGGGAATGAAGCCTGGTCCGACgacactaaaaccctaatcagaTCTCAAACATAGAGGTTTGATTCGATTAGATCGAAGAGGATCCAACATGAGTAGATAGAGCTAGAGTCCTCGAGCCAGACAACATTCCCCTCAAAAGAGAAAACCCCTTCCTTCAAAAAAACCCTTATCAAGATCAAACTCTAGGGTTTGTagttatctaaaaatatatctCTATATGTTCCCCCACTAGATCCGGCTAGGATCAATGGAGAAGaagcagagagaaagagagatggagaagaagataagTGAGTGGTGATGAAGGAAGAGAGAATGATGAAATAAAAAGGGCTTTTATGTAGAAATTGAGTAGTGGAGAGCCAAAGCTATACAAGACAAAAAACATGGGTGTCTCTGGTCCCACACGCTCTTCCTCtcctctccatctctctctctagcaaTACATACTACTAGTATAACATTGGCTTTTCAAGTTTCAAGATATCGCAGTAAAAACTTTGGATTTACTTTTTGAGACATGTCACTGGATTCTCATTTACTGTGTTATTACTTGTtcaagcaaaaatataattcaagTTCCCATCCCTTCTACTAGTGCTAAATTGAGCCTATTTCCAACGTTCTTTActaattcttatattttttattttatttgaactgatttattcttatattttgataataaaaatggTTTTAAGTCCAAACAAAAACGAAAATTTAATGGTTGAATTAAAGTTCTTTATAGTTTGATGATTTATTCCACTATAGTATCAttgtggtttaaaattttaaatggtgCCCGTGCAACAGAATATACGGAATATCTCTGATACGTGCGGATTAAAATGTTAATGGATTATAATAAACTAGCATGTTATACTAGTCTTACCATGGTAACAAATGTTTAACTTAACCATTTCCAAATTATTGCATTCTAAGAGATAGAGGAGCATCATTTTCTACCACCACTTCTTCCGCGACTATTACCAGTTCACAGCCTCAAATCTAATAAACCCAATCGCCAACACTCTttgatttccaaaaaaaaatatctgacgAGGTACCCAAACAAGTTGTTTCAGCTCTATGGTCCcccgaaaataaaataatgaaaagaaaCTAGAGCTGGAAACGCGTAAGAGAATTAGAAAGTAAGAAAAGTACAAAAACTATATGAATCACTATATAAATtaagagaataaagaaaaatGTAAATCTGAGAAATGGAAAGGGAATCAAAAAGAGGGAAAGGAGTGACTATAAAAGTTAGTCAGAGGAGTGGTTGAGTTATTGAGCTGCCCAATATTAGCATTCTTCATTTATTGTCTCCAacctttttcttgttttcttcgttgttttaatatttgtgtttCACCTTTATTTAAATTCACCCGTTTcatttttgatttataataaaaaaaatgaagaaaacttTTTACTACGAGGTACCCATCATCAAATATAAACGAGATGAGAGTTTATAAAGGATCATTTGCTAACTTAAAAAAGTTACAACACggttacatattaaaaatgtgattcttccattTTCTTAACATAGTGTTTCTTCCATTAGAACGAATTAGTTAGCAAATGAACTGTCTCGTTTATAATACGAAGGATCATAGCGAAGCACTGAATTTGCAGTATGATGGGATCTATGAAAAGCATTGACTAATTATAAATAAGAACCTGTATTTTCTCATATTTAAATcacaaacataatataaaagAACAATAATTATCTTACGAACTGTTAGACCAAATACGTTTTTACTAACTGGGGGTTTAATCAGCAATATCTTTTTAAATCATTCATCATCGTGTTAATTTATTGTTAAGTTTCGAGTCGTTGAGGTTCGTGAAATGGTCCATGCACATGGGGAACTCGTATTTTTTGGCTATTTCCCTTGGGGAC
Protein-coding regions in this window:
- the LOC106413737 gene encoding auxin-responsive protein SAUR32 produces the protein MGTGEKNLKSFHLHRKQTVKNKDIPKGCLAIKVGSQGEEQQRFIVPILYFNHPLFMQLLKEAEDEYGFDQKGTITIPCHVAEFRYVQALIDGERMVYHGNKNHLHKHSGRELYHPLVGCFRA